CATCGGCGCGCAGAAGCAGCTGATCCGCGACATGCTCGCCGAGGCCGGCTGGCACGCACCCGCCGTCCTGGCGACGATGGAGCACGCCACCGACTTCTACTTCGACTCGCTCACCCGCGTCGACATGCCGTCGCTGGCCGCGGGCCGGGTGGTCCTGCTCGGCGACGCCGGCTACTGCGGATCGCCGATGACCGGGATGGGGACCGCGATGGCGATCGTCGGGGCCTATCTGCTCGCGGGCGAAATCGCTGCCACCCCAGCCGATCTCGCCGGAGCGCTGGCCCGCTACGAGGAGAAGGTGACGCCGTTCCTCGCGACCGCCAAGCAGCTGCCCGGCGGCGGCATCAAGATGATGCTGCCCTCCTCCCGCATCGTCGCCGCGATGGGCCGGTTCAGTATGCGAATCCTCACCTCGCCGGTAGTGATGCCGCTGACCCGGAAGATGTTCATGCCGAAGGACGGCGGCTTCGAACTGCCCGTCTACTGAGTGCGTATCCCGGTTGCCGGTGCGCCGGGACCACGCGCCTAAGCTGTCGGGGTGCGCCAGAAGATCATCATGGATGTCGACACCGGCATCGACGATTCGCTCGGGCTGCTCTACCTGCTCGCCTGCGAGGATGCCGAGATCGTCGGCATCGCGTCCACCGCGGGCAACGTTCCCGCGCCGCAGGTGGCGGCCAACAATCTCGCGTTGCTGGATCTGTGCCGGGCGCCCGGCATCGAGGTCACGCTCGGCGCCGAGACGCCGCTGGCGATCCCGTTGCGGACCACCGAGGATACGCACGGGCCGCAGGGCATCGGTTACGCCGAATTCCCGCCCTCACGGCGGCCGTTGTCACCGCGGACCGCCGCCCGGATGTGGGTGGATCTGGTCCGGGAACATCCCGGCGAGATCATCGGCCTGTGCACCGGCCCGCTCACCAATCTCGCACTCGCACTGCGGATCGAGCCGCAACTGCCGCTGTTGCTGAAGCGGCTGGTGGTCATGGGCGGCGCGTTCAACCATCCCGGCAACACCACCCCGACCAACGAATGGAACGTCCACGTCGACCCGGAGGCGTGGAAAGAGGTCTTCGACGCCTTCGGCGCGGCGCACGCCAATCCGCGGCCGCTGGTGTGCGCGCTCGACATCACCGAGACGATCGAGATGGTTCCGGGCCATCTGACCCGCCTCGCGGATGTCGCGGAAAGCCTTCCCGCGCACGAGGTTTCGGAGACCGATCCGCCGGGAGCCCGCTCCAAGGCGAGCAATCCGATCATCCGGTTCCTGACCAACGCGGTGCGGTTCTATTTCGAATTCCACCAGCAGTACGACCTGGGCTATCTGGCCCACATGCACGACCCGTTCGCGGCGGCGGTGGCGCTGGATCCGAGCCTGGCCGTCACCCGGCCCGCCACCGTGGACGTGGAACTGACCGGAACCCTCACCCGGGCAACGACCGTCGCCGACTGGGCCGGCATGTGGGGCCGGGAACCCAACGCGGACATCGTGATCGGCACCGACCCGGCGGCCTTCTTCGAGCGGATGATCGGCCGGGTCGGCGCGTTCGCCCGCGCGGTGTACCCGCCGGAGCAGTAGGAGATTCGGATGCACGGCGCAGAACCCGGCTACGTCGCGGACTTCCGGCGGCGCCTCGGCCTACCCGGAATCATCGACGTGCACACACATTTCATGCCGGACCCGGTGATGCGCAAGGTGTGGGCGTATTTCGACGCCGCCGGCCCGATGACCGCCCGGCCGTGGCCGATCACCTACCGCGACGACGTGGAGCAGCGCCTGAAAACGTTGCGCGACTTCGACGTTCGAGCGTTCACGGCACTGGTGTACGCGCACAAGCCGGATATGGCGGCGTGGCTGAACAACTGGACCGCCGAATTCGCCGCCGGCACCCCGGACTGCCTGCACACCGCCACCTTCTACCCGGAACCCGGCGCCGCCGACTACGTCGTGACGGCACTGACCGCCGGCGCGCGGGTCTTCAAGGTGCACATCCAGGTCGGCGACTTCTCCCCGACCGACCCGCTGCTCACCGACGTCTGGGCACTACTGGCCGACGCGGGCACCCCCGTGGTGATCCACTGCGGCTCCGGCCCGGTACCGGGCCGCTTCACCGGCCCCGAGCCGATCGCCGAACTCCTGCACCGCTTCCCGGCCCTGCGCCTGATCATCGCCCACCTCGGCGCCCCCGAGTACACCGCGTTCCTCGACCTGGCCGACCGCCACGAGCACGTCCGCCTCGACACCACCATGACCTTCACCGACTTCTTCGACGCCGTCGACACCTTCCCGCCCACCGCCCTCCCCCGCCTCACCGACCTCGGCGACCGCATCCTGTTCGGCAGCGACTTCCCCAACATCCCCTACGCCTACGGCCACGCCCTCTACGCACTGGAACGACTGGACCTCGGCGACGACTGGCTCCGCGCGGTCTGCCACGACAACGCAGCGCGGCTGTTCGGGATCGGCTGATGGGCTGGACGCCCCGACCGGCAGTTCGGAATCGGCAGATCGGCTGGACGCCACCCGACCGGCAGTTCGGAATCGGCTGATCGACTGGATCCCCCGACCGGCAGTTCGGGATCCGCTGACCGACTGGACGCCGCCCGACCGACTGTGCGGAATCGGCTGACCGGCTGGATCTCCCGACCAGCTGTTCGGAATCGGCTGAGCGGCAGGACGCAGCCCGACCGGCTGGCCGAGATCGACGGATCGCCTCGGGATCGATAGCCCGATGCCGACCGGCAGCTCCGGATCGGACTGCCCGAGGACGGCTAGCTGTCGAAGGCGCGGAGGATCTCCTCGGCTGCCAGTGCGGGTGTGAGCGAACCGCTGCGGACCTGCTGTTCCACTTGGGCGCGAACGGCTTTCACGCTCGGGTTGTCGGCGAGGCGGCGCAGCAACTGGTCGTGGACCATGGTCCAGGTCCAGTCGACCTGCTGGCGGCGGCGCTTCTCGGCGAATTCGCCTGCTTCGGTCAGGACCCGGCGGTGTTGTAGGACGGTGTCCCAGAAGGTGTCCAGGCCGGTGCCGTTGAGGCCGCTCATGGTGAGTACCGGTGGGCGCCAGAGGCTGTCGCGCGGGTGGATCAACCGCATCGCGCCCTGGAGTTCGCGGGCGGCGGCCTTCGCCTCGAGCTCGTGGCGGCCGTCGGCCTTGTTGACCGCGACCAGATCCGCGAGTTCCAGCACGCCCTTCTTGATGCCCTGCAACTGGTCGCCGGTGCGGGCCAGGGTCAGGAAGCAGAACACGTCGACCATGTTGGCGACCGTCACCTCGGACTGGCCGACACCGACGGTCTCGATCAGGATCACGTCGTAGCCGGCGGCCTCGAGCAGGACCACCGTCTCGCGAGTGGCCTTGGCGACGCCGCCGAGCGTGCCCGCGGTCGGGGACGGCCGGATGAAGGCGTCGCGCTCCACCGACAACCGCGCCATCCGGGTCTTGTCACCGAGGATGGAACCGCCGGTGCGGGTCGAGGACGGATCGACGGCCAGCACCGCGACCTTGTGCCCCTGCCCGATCAGATACATGCCCAGCCCGTCGATGAACGTCGACTTGCCCACCCCCGGCACACCGGTGATCCCCACCCGATTCGACTCGACCGCACCGGGATCCGGGAGCACCCGCAACAGCAACTGCTGCGCCAGTTCCCGATGATCGCCGCGCGTCGACTCGACCAGCGTGATCGCCCGCGCCAGCGACGGTCGTTCGCCCTTGCGGACGGCCTCGGCCAGTGCGTCGACATCGATCACGCGGCGGCCGGTGGACGAACGGGCCACGGCCGCACGGGATGTGGCCGAACCGACGCCGGCTGTCGAGGCGAGGCGGGGATGCCCGGCCGGCGTCCAATCCGATCGGATTCCGGCCGGCTCGGCCGATCCGCCGCTTGCCGGAGCGGGCCGGACGGCGTCGGCGTCCGTGGCACGATCACGGTCCGCCGGGGGGCCGGCGTGTTCGGCCGGGCCCGGCGGTGTGTCCTCGCTCATTCGGCTCCGGTGGGTTCTTCTGTGCCGGTGCCGATTTCGTGGCCGAGGTCGGCGGCGAGCTTCTGCAGCAGGTCGATCGCCGAATCGGCGATGACGGTGCCGGGCGGGAAGATCGCCGCGGCGCCGGCCGCGTACAGCTCGTCGAAATCGCCGGGCGGGATGACGCCGCCGACGATCACCATGATGTCCGGACGGCCGACCTCGGCCAGGGCCTGCCGCAGGGCGGGCACCAGCGTGAGGTGGCCGGCCGCCAGCGACGACACACCCACGATGTGGACGTCGTTGTCGGCCGCCTGTTGCGCCACCTCCTCCGGGGTCTGGAACAGCGGGCCCACGTCGACGTCCATGCCGAGGTCGGCGAAGGCGGTGGCGATCACCTTCTGGCCGCGGTCGTGGCCGTCCTGGCCCATCTTCGCGACCAGGATGCGGGGACGACGGCCCTCGGCCTCGGCGAACTCCTCCACCAGGGCCATGGCCTTGCTGATGTTGGTCACCTTGCCGGCCTCCTCACGGTAGACGCCCGACAGCGTACGGATCTCGGCCTGATGCCGCCCGTACACCTTCTCCAGCGCATCGGAGATCTCACCGACGGTGGCCTTCGCGCGCGCGGCGTCGATGGCCAGGGCCAGCAGATTGTTCTCCATACCGCCGTCGGAAGAGGCTGCGGCGCGGGTCAATTCGGCCAGGGCCCGCTCGACCTCGGCGGAATCGCGTTCCGCGCGCAGCTTCTGCAGCTTGGCGTTCTGCTCCGCGCGGACGCGGGTGTTGTCGACCTTCAGCACCTCGATCGGGGTGTCCTCGTCGACCTGATACTTGTTGACGCCGATCACCGGCTGCTGCCCGGTGTCGATGCGGGCCTGGGTGCGGGCGGCGGCCTCCTCGATGCGCAGCTTCGGGATGCCCTCCGAAATCGCCTGTGCCATACCGCCGTGCGCCTCCACCTCGGAGATGTGCGCACGGGCCCGCTGCGCCAGCTGATGGGTCAGCCATTCGACGTAGTACGAACCGCCCCACGGATCTATCGGCCGGGTGGTGCCCGACTCCTGCTGCAACAGCAGCTGCGTGTTGCGGGCGATACGAGCGGAGAAGTCGGTGGGCAGCGCCAGCGCCTCGTCGAGCGCGTTGGTGTGCAGCGACTGGGTGTGGCCCTGGGTGGCGGCCATCGCCTCCACACAGGTGCGGGCCACGTTGTTGAACACGTCCTGCGCGGTCAGCGACCAGCCGGAGGTCTGCGAATGGGTGCGCAGCGAGCGGGATTTCGCGTTCTTCGGCTCGAACTGCGCGACCAGTTCGCTCCAGAGCAACCGGCCCGCGCGCAGCTTCGCGACCTCCATGAAGAAGTTCATGCCGATCGCCCAGAAGAACGACAGCCGCGGCGCGAACTGGTCGATCGTCATACCCGCGTCCAGACCGGCGCGCAGATACTCCACACCGTCGGCGAGGGTGTAGGCCAGCTCCAGATCGGCCGTCGCACCGGCCTCCTGGATGTGGTAGCCGGAGATGGAGATCGAGTTGAACTTCGGCATCTTCGCGCTGGTGTACACGAAGATGTCGGAGATGATCCGCATCGACGGCTTCGGCGGATAGATGTAGGTGTTGCGGACCATGAACTCCTTCAGAATGTCGTTCTGAATGGTTCCGGCCAGCTGTTCGGGCTTGACGCCCTGTTCCTCGGCGGCCACCACGTACAGCGCGAGGATGGGCAGCACAGCGCCGTTCATGGTCATCGACACCGAGACCTGGTCCAGCGGAATGCGATCGAACAGTTCCCGCATGTCCAGGATCGAGTCGATGGCGACACCGGCCATGCCGACATCGCCGGTCACCCGCGGATGGTCGGAGTCGTACCCGCGGTGGGTGGCCAGGTCGAAGGCGACCGACAGACCCTTCTGGCCCGAGGCCAGGTTGCGGCGGTAGAAGGCGTTGGAGTCGGCGGCGGTGGAGAAGCCGGCGTACTGCCGGATCGTCCACGGCTGGTTCACGTACATGGTCGGGTACGGCCCGCGGACGAACGGCGCCACACCCGGCACGCTGTCGAGCGGATAGCCCTCGGCGACGATGCCGTCGCGGTCGGCGCGGGTGAACACGGGCGGCACGTCGATCCCCTCGGGGGTCGACCAGACCAGCTGCTCCGGCGGGTAACCGGTGGCCGCGGCCGTCTCCGCGACGAACGAATCCACCTGCGCGGCAGTGACTTCGGCGTCGGACGTACTGCCCAGCGGCACCTCGGCGAAGCTGCCGATCACATGCTTGATATCGGTCATGTCTATGCTCCCAGCTTTTCCAGCAGGCCGGACAGGGCCGCCACCGCGTCGATGCGGGCGGCGAGGAATCCGTCCGGGCGCTGCGCACCGGACAGCTCGGCCACCGCCTTCTCCGGGCCGGCGAGCAGCACCGTGGTCACCCCGGCCGCGCGCAGCCGATCGACCGCCGCGGCGGCGTCGGTGCCGTACCGGGCATCCGAACCGCACAGTACGGCCAGCGTCACCCCGGCCTCGGATACGGCCCCGGCGATGGTCTCGCCGGTCAGCGGACCCGGGTTGACCGCCTCGATACCGCCGGAGGCCAGCAGGTTACCGGTCCAGGTGACCCGCACATTGTGCTCGGCGACCGTGCCCAGCGGAACCAGCAGCGCCCGCGGGCGGCTGTCGTGCGCGGCCAGATAGACGTCCGACCGGTCGCGCAGCGCCTCGAACGCCGCGCTGTAGCGGGCCACCGGGCTCGGCGTCCGGGCACCTTCGGACAGCGGCTTCTCATTCAGGTCCGGGAATTCGTTGACACCGGTCACGGCCGTCTTGCGATGTGCCACATCGGATTCGCGCCGGGTCCGGACCTCGGCGATCCGATCGGCGAGCAGACCGGAGGTGAGCGCGGCGGTGTACCCGCCGGCCGCCTCCAGTTCCTGCAGGAAGGCCCATGCCCGCTCGGCGAGGGCGCCGGTGACGCTCTCCACATACCAGGAGCCGGCGCCCGGGTCCTGGACGTGACCCAGATGCGACTCCTCGAGCAGCAGCAACTGCGTATTGCGTGCCATCCGCTGCGAGAACGCTTGCGACACACCGAGTTCCCCGGCGGGCAGCGCGGCGTCGAACGGCTGCACCGTGACCAGATCCGCCCCGCCGACCCCGGCGCCGAAGGCGGCCAGTGTGGTACGCAACAGGTTCACCCACGGGTCGCGCTGGGTCGTCATCGCGGCGGAGGTCACCGCGTGCTGGGGGGCGTTGCCGAAATTCGGTGCGCCCAGCTCCTCGGCCACCCGAGCCCACAACCGGCGGCCCGCCCGGAATTTCGCGATGGTCCCGAACTGGTCGTCGGTGGCTGCGAACCGGAACACCAACTGCCCCAGCGCATCCGCGATATCGATCCCGGCGGTGGTCAGCGCGCGCAGATAGTCGAGCCCGGCGGCGATCGCGGCGCCGAGTTCCTGGGCGTCGGAGGCGCCGGCGTTGTGCAGGGCGACGCCGCACACGGTGATCGCGCGG
This DNA window, taken from Nocardia sp. BMG111209, encodes the following:
- a CDS encoding nucleoside hydrolase, yielding MRQKIIMDVDTGIDDSLGLLYLLACEDAEIVGIASTAGNVPAPQVAANNLALLDLCRAPGIEVTLGAETPLAIPLRTTEDTHGPQGIGYAEFPPSRRPLSPRTAARMWVDLVREHPGEIIGLCTGPLTNLALALRIEPQLPLLLKRLVVMGGAFNHPGNTTPTNEWNVHVDPEAWKEVFDAFGAAHANPRPLVCALDITETIEMVPGHLTRLADVAESLPAHEVSETDPPGARSKASNPIIRFLTNAVRFYFEFHQQYDLGYLAHMHDPFAAAVALDPSLAVTRPATVDVELTGTLTRATTVADWAGMWGREPNADIVIGTDPAAFFERMIGRVGAFARAVYPPEQ
- a CDS encoding amidohydrolase family protein, producing the protein MHGAEPGYVADFRRRLGLPGIIDVHTHFMPDPVMRKVWAYFDAAGPMTARPWPITYRDDVEQRLKTLRDFDVRAFTALVYAHKPDMAAWLNNWTAEFAAGTPDCLHTATFYPEPGAADYVVTALTAGARVFKVHIQVGDFSPTDPLLTDVWALLADAGTPVVIHCGSGPVPGRFTGPEPIAELLHRFPALRLIIAHLGAPEYTAFLDLADRHEHVRLDTTMTFTDFFDAVDTFPPTALPRLTDLGDRILFGSDFPNIPYAYGHALYALERLDLGDDWLRAVCHDNAARLFGIG
- the meaB gene encoding methylmalonyl Co-A mutase-associated GTPase MeaB → MSEDTPPGPAEHAGPPADRDRATDADAVRPAPASGGSAEPAGIRSDWTPAGHPRLASTAGVGSATSRAAVARSSTGRRVIDVDALAEAVRKGERPSLARAITLVESTRGDHRELAQQLLLRVLPDPGAVESNRVGITGVPGVGKSTFIDGLGMYLIGQGHKVAVLAVDPSSTRTGGSILGDKTRMARLSVERDAFIRPSPTAGTLGGVAKATRETVVLLEAAGYDVILIETVGVGQSEVTVANMVDVFCFLTLARTGDQLQGIKKGVLELADLVAVNKADGRHELEAKAAARELQGAMRLIHPRDSLWRPPVLTMSGLNGTGLDTFWDTVLQHRRVLTEAGEFAEKRRRQQVDWTWTMVHDQLLRRLADNPSVKAVRAQVEQQVRSGSLTPALAAEEILRAFDS
- the scpA gene encoding methylmalonyl-CoA mutase; amino-acid sequence: MTDIKHVIGSFAEVPLGSTSDAEVTAAQVDSFVAETAAATGYPPEQLVWSTPEGIDVPPVFTRADRDGIVAEGYPLDSVPGVAPFVRGPYPTMYVNQPWTIRQYAGFSTAADSNAFYRRNLASGQKGLSVAFDLATHRGYDSDHPRVTGDVGMAGVAIDSILDMRELFDRIPLDQVSVSMTMNGAVLPILALYVVAAEEQGVKPEQLAGTIQNDILKEFMVRNTYIYPPKPSMRIISDIFVYTSAKMPKFNSISISGYHIQEAGATADLELAYTLADGVEYLRAGLDAGMTIDQFAPRLSFFWAIGMNFFMEVAKLRAGRLLWSELVAQFEPKNAKSRSLRTHSQTSGWSLTAQDVFNNVARTCVEAMAATQGHTQSLHTNALDEALALPTDFSARIARNTQLLLQQESGTTRPIDPWGGSYYVEWLTHQLAQRARAHISEVEAHGGMAQAISEGIPKLRIEEAAARTQARIDTGQQPVIGVNKYQVDEDTPIEVLKVDNTRVRAEQNAKLQKLRAERDSAEVERALAELTRAAASSDGGMENNLLALAIDAARAKATVGEISDALEKVYGRHQAEIRTLSGVYREEAGKVTNISKAMALVEEFAEAEGRRPRILVAKMGQDGHDRGQKVIATAFADLGMDVDVGPLFQTPEEVAQQAADNDVHIVGVSSLAAGHLTLVPALRQALAEVGRPDIMVIVGGVIPPGDFDELYAAGAAAIFPPGTVIADSAIDLLQKLAADLGHEIGTGTEEPTGAE
- a CDS encoding methylmalonyl-CoA mutase family protein, which translates into the protein MAIASDPSADPVPEYAAWRKGVAGVLAKARRVEVSELPAEPERLLDVTTYDGLTVAPLYTRRDELPEQALPGGFPFVRGGDATRDVRRGWHVAQRFGGPDAAAVNREMLSALDNGVTAVWLGAGERGVPVADLPAALNGLLFDLAPLSLDAGGDAAAVAAQVFAVLDEYRAAEPADVRVALGVTPLTSRFNDTSHTDLDTAVELARQAIARPETIRAITVCGVALHNAGASDAQELGAAIAAGLDYLRALTTAGIDIADALGQLVFRFAATDDQFGTIAKFRAGRRLWARVAEELGAPNFGNAPQHAVTSAAMTTQRDPWVNLLRTTLAAFGAGVGGADLVTVQPFDAALPAGELGVSQAFSQRMARNTQLLLLEESHLGHVQDPGAGSWYVESVTGALAERAWAFLQELEAAGGYTAALTSGLLADRIAEVRTRRESDVAHRKTAVTGVNEFPDLNEKPLSEGARTPSPVARYSAAFEALRDRSDVYLAAHDSRPRALLVPLGTVAEHNVRVTWTGNLLASGGIEAVNPGPLTGETIAGAVSEAGVTLAVLCGSDARYGTDAAAAVDRLRAAGVTTVLLAGPEKAVAELSGAQRPDGFLAARIDAVAALSGLLEKLGA